In Juglans microcarpa x Juglans regia isolate MS1-56 chromosome 1S, Jm3101_v1.0, whole genome shotgun sequence, the genomic stretch tttcaaatttttacttttataagtcATGATGCTTGGCATAGACTATAGTTGCCCCCATTGGGAACATGGAACATTTCGTTATGTACTTAACCAATTAGTTTGAAGTTCTAAGTAAAACTTTCCAGATGATTCCATGTCCCCACAATGACTGTATATGAAAATGAGCAAGCACAATGTTTAGATTCCTTCTACTTCCTATGCAGGTTTTGGTTGTTGCCAACCCAGCAAACACCAATGCACTGATATTGAAGGAATTCGCACCATCAATCCctgagaaaaatattacttgTTTGACTAGACTCGATCATAACAGAGCCTTGGGCCAGATTTCTGAAAGGCTAAATGTTCAAGTTTCTGATGTTAAAAATGTTATTATCTGGGGTAATCACTCATCAACCCAGTATCCTGATGTCAGCCATGCAACGGTGAAAACACATTCTGGAGAGAAGCCAGTCCCCGAGCTTGTTGCTGATGATGCATGGTATGAAAATGGATTAGTAGTTAATTTAgtttgttacttataaaaaaatagttaatttaGTATGTTTGTATTGAGTTCATTGAAGTGTTGATATGAATTTCTTTACCTAAGGTTGAAGGGAGAATTCATAACTATCGTTCAACAACGTGGTGCTGCAATTATCAAAGCTAGGAAACTATCAAGTGCATTGTCTGCTGCTAGTTCTGCTTGTGACCACATACGTGATTGGGTGCTTGGAACCCCCGAGGTTGGTATCATTCTGTCTATTCTTTGATCGTATAATGTGAAAAAGTCCGTTTCCTACACAATGACCATTTTTCCTGCAATTTCAGGGCACTTGGGTTTCCATGGGAGTATACTCTGATGGTTCATACAATGTACCAGCTGGACTCATTTATTCATTCCCTGTCACTTGTCGCAATGGAGAGTGGACGATAGTCCAGGGTAATTTTCATCATGCACTActaattgtgttttttttttttttttttttttttgggggggcggggggtggTGTTCTTCGTGCTGCTTCATCGTTACGCGTGAATGACAGATAAATCTGGTTCATATTGAGTTGTACTTGTAGGGAAAAATTCACGGCTTTGATCAGcaacaaactattttttttaatgagtataTCAGCACCAAACTATTAAAGAATAGATTATTTACATTATTTGTTAATCTTCAGTCTAGGATTCTCTTGGAGAATCAAACCTGTTTCTTGACTCTTGTTGTCTTCTATCTGCCCAGGACTTTCAATCGATGAATACTCGAGGAAGAAGCTGGACTTGACAGCAGAGGAGCTCACTGAGGAGAAGGCTTTGGCTTACTCATGCCTCTCTTGAATGCTCTTGTTCCTTCTCTAATGTGGTAGTACGTCCGGCTCTTTCTTGTGTGTCAACTGAAGTAGCTGGAGTTTTGAATAATGCCATTGTTAAAGATTTAGAGGAACTGTTAATGATGGAGAACTTCTATGTATTTTATACTCTTTGCGGCTTGCATTTCTACTTGGATGCTTGAATTTATAACTATCATCCTAATTAATGGATATTATCAACTTAATATTTGGCTGTGTGGATCCATAAGatgtaatgttttatttatttatttattattattggttctccctgcatgcataattgttaaACCTgatcattattattattcttattactgtatttcttttttggtttgaagTCTTGAAGTTTCTTATTATGTAAACATGACGAAATAACCAAAAAATCTAAGGCTATTAGCTCTAGCATGGTTCGTCGGCTCTGAACTCAACAACCCTCTTTAGAATTTGTGGTCACACACCGTAATAGTGTAATAGACATTCTGCGTGCACTTCGGCTGTTCGCATTGCAGATCATCAATTCCAATATGTCATGTGGCGATCTTTTAATTGACGAAAAGAATCAACTTGGCCCTTTGCAGATGGTAAAAGGGAAGAGCTGGTGGGTTCGGAAGATTAGCATGACGAGGACATGGTCATGGTTTTTAGCCACTGGTTGAAATATAATTCGATATAGAAGTTGTCTAGATTCCTATCTGAAGCACCATAGGGTGCCGACATCCAAGGTGttaacaataatttattcaCTTAGGCCTAAAACGACATGTGCGTTCGAATAAACAAGCAAAAGCAATAGTGATATTCAATCAATAATCATTTATAATTGATTTCAACCGATTTCAACATGTACTCTTTCGATCCTGCTAGCttccatatataattttcattttccaacctTCTCAGACTTGTCGCTAGCGCGAAATTTCACAGCACGTTAACCTTCCCTGCATTATGTTAAGATTCTTAGTTTCTTTGGTTTAGATTTTGTACAGATGTGTTGCGCCCATTAATGTGATCGAGCTTAAAACTGACACAGTTTTAAGAGGAAGGAAATTCTCTCTAAACTTAACCTTCAGGTGTTGAGCattatcctttttcttttagaacATGCATACATCTTTTACATATTCTTTCCCAATCTTTTTCATCAAGCACTTACAGTTGCCAATGAATTTAATTTGTTCATTCATTAATTGGGACTAtctattttgagaattttaagttATAAATGGCTATAAATActcctatatataaattagtatgaGAAGGCACGTACAGAAATTTAATGAGAACAACACTCATTGCATGCATGGATGTTTGCTTTGTAAGAGCAGTCTGACGTTTATCTTAAAGGTCTCATTGATTTATGGCACTTCCTTGACATGTATTAAGCCTTTTGATTTATATTTTGGCGAAATGAtcaacttcttcttcatgtACCTAAggtgtaataaaaaaaaaaagaacaatcgagttcttttaataaaaactaCTAACTCTTTATGATGTGGCATTTAAACTACTTTGAAGTTGTCATTTAACCTCTCAGGTGAGCAGGACATAAATGGCCATTTTTATGctcattaattaagatatatatgaGTTAAGTTATAGAAAAACAGATGGATCGGAAAATGCcaaattttacttaaaaaactTTTACTAATTCCATGTGATTGATGAGTTGGTGACAGATTGccaatatatga encodes the following:
- the LOC121246974 gene encoding malate dehydrogenase-like: MAKEPVRVLVTGAAGQIGYALVPMIARGVMLGPNQPVILHMLDIPPAAEALNGVKMELVDAAFPLLKGVVATTDVVEACTGVNIAIMVGGFPRKEGMERKDVMSKNVSIYKSQASALEKHAAANCKVLVVANPANTNALILKEFAPSIPEKNITCLTRLDHNRALGQISERLNVQVSDVKNVIIWGNHSSTQYPDVSHATVKTHSGEKPVPELVADDAWLKGEFITIVQQRGAAIIKARKLSSALSAASSACDHIRDWVLGTPEGTWVSMGVYSDGSYNVPAGLIYSFPVTCRNGEWTIVQGLSIDEYSRKKLDLTAEELTEEKALAYSCLS